In Fusarium musae strain F31 chromosome 7, whole genome shotgun sequence, a single window of DNA contains:
- a CDS encoding hypothetical protein (EggNog:ENOG41) — protein sequence MEPSPEVYAILLPLLSIIISFNLTLGIIMCYFIRRRRVPDEEATELIKVKPNLERGMLVEIISIYRDGIQIYTKQKPPTSPRLYYHPSLKDPEQAHMYLRDVPIPPKRPIDDLRQELAAGFRWLYRSRSQQ from the coding sequence ATGGAGCCATCACCAGAGGTGTACGCGATACTCCTGCCACTCCTCAGCATCATTAtctccttcaacctcacccTCGGCATCATCATGTGCTACTTCATCCGTCGCAGACGTGTTCCCGACGAAGAAGCAACCGAGCTCATAAAGGTCAAGCCAAATCTCGAGCGAGGCATGCTCGTCGAAATCATCTCCATCTATCGTGACGGCATCCAAATCTACACAAAACAAAAACCACCGACCAGTCCACGTCTGTACTACCATCCCTCACTCAAGGACCCCGAGCAGGCTCACATGTACCTCCGCGACGTCCCAATACCACCCAAACGACCAATAGACGATCTACGACAAGAATTAGCTGCAGGATTCCGTTGGCTATATCGATCTCGATCTCAGCAATAG
- a CDS encoding hypothetical protein (EggNog:ENOG41): MERNHMLPDQESESRHVLGPPPARPQPLMAFSPPAYSNVVSPNAINFPDVPTAIPTSLPPLARFDADNDTKLPPLSSLTSEMAMEPTKTRLPLYPMPYPPVFAHSIDSPTRMDLDGSSNSVVSAASPDALLDARAGSVSLDDPDVRLAAEALGDLRAVSPPTSGLQSNQPQSPQPEPLLSLLTTTHPLLASTIEGATSAYGGAKNFSPRFRSGAEYVEGYLTPIANTVGSVGRVTGVEGGVRWFLGGRRQNSSTSDLETGNSKKRRKTDEDEAVSNKRFESEGMQQMSDEQMDTAPSPSSKTMSRRMSTTSTVDTLPAYDELRSPAYTETDSNSPRPSRPNSAWQSRLITSTSGLSVAMSQESLRSLKYCLQWLRWANDHIARVISALKTTLDEYEKVPDGQAGEQADPESRSQLAARISTLKGDVLRTLREAINTVSKYAGGALPENARILVRRHLTSLPQRFRVATMTDRNAGQQDNETALTEGAHKVLVLAKEGLDMVVQVSGVVDGTIVSAEQWLDRMGKRRAQEDEKPMLPQTEVNGDVKMG, from the exons ATGGAGCGCAATCACATGCTTCCTGATCAGGAGTCCGAGTCTCGTCATGTCCTCGGACCACCACCTGCTCGACCTCAACCATTGATGGCCTTTTCTCCTCCAGCTTATTCCAATGTCGTTTCACCGAATGCGATAAATTTTCCTGATGTTCCTACCGCTATACCGACTTCTTTGCCTCCTTTGGCTAGATTCGATGCCGACAACGACACCAAGTTACCACCTCTGAGTTCACTTACGAGCGAAATGGCAATGGAACCGACCAAGACTCGGCTTCCTTTATATCCTATGCCTTATCCGCCTGTTTTCGCGCATAGTATCGATAGCCCGACACGAATGGATCTCGATGGGAGTAGCAACAGTGTCGTCAGCGCTGCTTCTCCTgatgctcttcttgatgCGAGGGCTGGTAGCGTCAGCCTTGATGATCCAGATGTGCGACTGGCAGCTGAGGCGCTTGGAGATTTGAGAGCAG TTAGTCCACCCACCTCAGGACTTCAATCGAATCAACCACAATCGCCGCAGCCTGAACCGCTTTTGTCTCTCCTCACGACGACTCATCCATTGTTGGCGAGTACAATTGAAGGCGCTACTTCGGCGTATGGTGGCGCCAAGAACTTTTCACCGCGTTTTCGATCTGGCGCCGAATATGTTGAAGGATACCTGACACCTATTGCGAACACTGTTGGTTCCGTTGGTCGAGTAACTGGTGTTGAAGGAGGTGTCAGATGGTTTTTGGGCGGAAGACGGCAAAACAGTTCGACGTCGGATTTGGAAACCGGCAACAGCAAGAAGCGACGCAAAacggatgaggatgaagcagTCAGCAACAAGCGATTTGAGTCTGAAGGAATGCAGCAAATGAGCGACGAACAGATGGATACAGCGCCTTCGCCATCCTCAAAGACCATGTCTCGTCGCATGTCGACTACTAGCACAGTTGACACGCTTCCTGCTTACGATGAGTTGAGATCACCCGCATATACTGAGACTGATTCCAATTCACCGCGACCATCACGACCAAACAGCGCCTGGCAGTCACGCCTGATTACGTCTACTTCTGGTCTCAGCGTCGCCATGAGCCAAGAGAGTCTGCGCAGTCTCAAATACTGTCTACAGTGGCTTCGCTGGGCCAATGATCACATTGCTCGTGTGATTTCAGCTCTAAAGACGACCCTTGATGAGTACGAAAAGGTACCTGACGGACAAGCTGGCGAACAAGCTGATCCTGAATCTCGCTCTCAACTTGCTGCTCGCATCTCAACCCTCAAGGGCGATGTCCTCAGAACCCTGCGAGAAGCCATCAATACTGTGTCGAAATACGCAGGGGGCGCGTTGCCCGAAAACGCACGAATCCTTGTGCGACGTCATCTCACCAGTCTACCCCAACGATTCCGTGTCGCCACCATGACCGACAGGAATGCCGGGCAACAAGACAACGAGACTGCTCTAACTGAAGGTGCACACAAAGTTTTGGTCTTGGCCAAAGAGGGTCTGGACATGGTTGTCCAAGTAAGTGGTGTCGTAGATGGAACAATTGTCAGCGCTGAGCAATGGCTCGACCGTATGGGCAAGCgaagagcccaagaagacgaGAAGCCAATGCTTCCTCAAACTGAGGTTAATGGAGATGTGAAAATGGGTTAA
- a CDS encoding hypothetical protein (EggNog:ENOG41~BUSCO:EOG09262YP5), with product MAESQRKAVVNVGTRKSPLALAQTQIVVDALKKNFPDHEFNIHSMTTTGDRDQNTALYNFGGKGLWTSQLEEKLVNKELDIVVHSLKDMPTVLPEGCVLGCVTSREDPRDTLVIKKELQDKHGWKTLADLPDGSIIGTSSVRRIAQLIRRYPTLKFKDHRGNIQTRLRKLEEDPDLTGIILAAAGLKRMDLGDHITQFLESDNGGILHAVGQGALGVECRADDEEVIRLLKTIENEQTALACEAERALMRALEGGCSVPIGVETKWVDDKLHMKATVVNLRGDHGVDSDITEPVKTHEEADKFGRKLANALVERGGGSILDEITRLRQVPETVK from the coding sequence ATGGCCGAATCCCAGAGAAAAGCCGTCGTAAACGTCGGCACGCGAAAGTCCCCCCTCGCGCTCGCCCAGACCCAGATCGTCGTCGACgcgctcaagaagaactttCCCGACCATGAATTCAACATCCACAGCATGACAACCACCGGCGACCGCGATCAAAACACTGCGCTCTACAATTTCGGCGGAAAGGGCCTCTGGACCTCGCAgctcgaggagaagctcgTCAACAAGGAGCTCGACATTGTTGTTCATTCACTCAAAGACATGCCGACGGTTCTCCCCGAGGGTTGCGTTCTCGGATGTGTCACGTCCCGCGAGGACCCGAGAGATACACTCGTGATCAAGAAGGAATTGCAGGACAAGCACGGCTGGAAGACCCTCGCCGATCTGCCGGACGGTAGCATCATCGGTACCAGCAGCGTTCGGCGAATTGCCCAGTTGATTCGACGTTACCCGAcactcaagttcaaggatcaCCGAGGAAACATCCAGACTCGTCTACGCAAGCTCGAGGAGGACCCCGACCTGACCGGCATCATTCTCGCCGCGGCAGGTCTCAAGCGGATGGATCTCGGAGACCACATCACACAGTTTCTAGAGTCTGACAATGGCGGTATTCTTCATGCTGTCGGTCAGGGAGCGCTGGGAGTCGAGTGCCGAgcggatgacgaggaggtgATTCGGTTGCTCAAGACGATCGAGAACGAGCAAACTGCTCTTGCGTGTGAGGCCGAACGCGCACTCATGAGGGCACTCGAGGGCGGCTGCAGTGTTCCTATTGGCGTCGAGACCAAATGGGTTGACGACAAGTTACATATGAAGGCTACAGTTGTCAACCTTCGGGGTGACCACGGTGTCGACTCAGACATAACGGAACCCGTCAAAACACACGAAGAGGCAGACAAGTTTGGGAGAAAGCTTGCGAATGCTCTGGTTGAACGGGGAGGCGGTAGtattcttgatgagatcacTAGGCTCCGACAAGTCCCGGAGACGGTCAAGTAG
- a CDS encoding hypothetical protein (EggNog:ENOG41), which translates to MAPSRYSTPRVKACQHCITAKAKCDRKETCGRCALRSLTCSYPGRSREPTVDSQPDAENGENSTSDTLDFEQSLLQDPDIQFDTLDLVCPINSDDIKNRWLNSYVPLPGQSPKNYSQSVINFVYRMLKSYASTVIRGRLPPFIHPMQQSLVPLSTCFTLVRICDPPPGNVSIAADILQREMTRLYEERGTYQGIDLVGLFQAYLIYSMVLFFHLGPSMPFLRQAMINLQEIACTTSREGLVCAAEQRGAVPKWESWIMAEAKRRTLYTMYFLDNVLSAHDGITTYLGTELRGLYSPGSKYLWQADRNGWEQSYNSHLAEWGSDSFRLDELWPFPDGMSEEDIKRQRRRVDRWLEDVDEFGTMLYAASSCTHGG; encoded by the coding sequence ATGGCACCTTCAAGATATTCCACCCCTCGAGTCAAAGCTTGTCAGCATTGTATAACCGCCAAAGCAAAATGTGATCGCAAGGAAACCTGCGGACGATGTGCTTTGCGAAGTCTGACATGTAGCTATCCTGGGAGATCTCGAGAGCCGACCGTAGACTCGCAGCCGGACGCGGAGAATGGGGAGAACTCGACGTCAGACACTCTTGACTTTGAACAGAGCTTGCTCCAAGACCCTGACATTCAGTTTGATACACTGGACCTCGTGTGTCCGATCAACAGCgacgacatcaagaaccGATGGCTCAACTCGTATGTTCCTCTGCCTGGACAATCGCCCAAGAACTACAGTCAAAGTGTCATCAACTTTGTCTATCGAATGCTCAAATCGTATGCCTCGACAGTAATTCGAGGTCGTCTGCCACCATTCATCCATCCTATGCAGCAGTCATTGGTGCCACTCTCGACCTGCTTTACTCTGGTCCGAATATGCGATCCTCCACCTGGCAACGTGAGTATCGCCGCAGATATCCTCCAGCGAGAAATGACTAGACTCTACGAAGAGCGAGGAACGTATCAAGGCATCGATCTTGTTGGACTGTTTCAAGCGTACCTTATCTATTCCATGGTTCTGTTCTTTCACCTGGGCCCTTCAATGCCATTTCTTCGTCAGGCAATGATCAACCTTCAGGAAATTGCATGCACAACCTCTCGTGAAGGGCTTGTATGTGCGGCAGAACAACGAGGTGCGGTCCCAAAATGGGAATCATGGATCATGGCAGAGGCCAAGAGACGAACCCTGTACACCATGTACTTTCTGGACAATGTCTTGTCAGCTCATGATGGTATCACCACGTATCTGGGGACTGAGTTGAGGGGACTCTATTCGCCAGGCAGCAAATATCTGTGGCAAGCAGATCGGAACGGATGGGAACAGAGCTACAACTCTCATCTGGCCGAATGGGGGAGTGACTCTTTTCGACTGGATGAATTGTGGCCATTTCCAGATGGAATGAGCGAGGAAGACATAAAACGCCAACGACGGAGAGTTGACAGATGGttggaggatgttgatgaattTGGGACAATGTTGTATGCAGCCTCGAGCTGTACTCATGGAGGGTAG
- a CDS encoding hypothetical protein (MEROPS:MER0031431): MAPKVLVVLTSQSKMNNGHPTGWYLPELAHPYYDLVNNGVEITVASPAGGEAPLDQASVEMFKGDEESVKFLNEKKQLWQQTTPLKDFLGKASDFDAIFYPGGHGPMFDLVNDETSIKLIEEFYKAGKPVAAVCHGPIVFVNVKVDGKPLLEGREATGFSNSEEEAVKLTSAMPVLLEDEIKRVGGKYVKADDWAEKLAVDGQVITGQNPASAHAVGKAILKAIGA, from the exons atggctcCCAAGGTTCTCGTCGTTCTCACCAGCCAGTCCAAGATGAACAATGGACATCCTACCGGTTGGTACCTG CCTGAGCTCGCCCACCCCTACTATGACCTCGTCAACAACGGCGTCGAGATCACCGTCGCATCTCCCGCCGGCGGCGAAGCACCCCTCGACCAAGCCTCCGTCGAGATGTTCAAGGGCGACGAGGAGTCCGTAAAGTtcctcaacgagaagaagcagctctGGCAACAAACCACACCCCTCAAGGACTTCCTCGGCAAGGCCTCCGACTTCGACGCCATCTTCTACCCCGGCGGCCACGGCCCCATGTTCGACCTCGTCAACGACGAGACctccatcaagctcatcgaggAGTTCTACAAGGCCGGCAAGCCCGTCGCCGCAGTGTGCCACGGCCCCATCGTCTTTGTCAACGTCAAGGTCGACGGCAAGCCTCTCCTCGAGGGCCGCGAGGCTACCGGTTTCAGCAACTCCGAGGAGGAGGCCGTTAAGCTAACCAGCGCCATGCCCGTTCTCCTcgaggatgagatcaagcGTGTTGGTGGCAAGTACGTCAAGGCTGATGACTGGGCGGAGAAGCTTGCTGTCGATGGACAGGTTATCACTGGACAGAACCCTGCTTCTGCCCATGCTGTTGGAAAGGCCATCCTCAAGGCCATTGGCGCTTAA
- a CDS encoding hypothetical protein (EggNog:ENOG41~BUSCO:EOG09264SUZ): protein MASISRSLRAATPLARGIVPRAALRTPTRAFSSTKLSLARKYTKDHEWIDLSADKKHGFVGISEYAAEQLGDVVYVELPEAGTWVEQGDAVGAVESVKSASDINAPVRLRVLQVNDNLEEKPSTINKVPEDDSAGGGWIAKVEVDEEGAKQFEKLLDAEAYKTFAGAE, encoded by the exons ATGGCCTCAATTTCTCGGTCCCTACGCGCTGCAACCCCTCTGGCTAGGGGCATCGTTCCCCGCGCAGCCCTCCGCACGCCAACCCGAGCCTTTTCCTCCACCAAACTGA GCCTCGCTCGAAAATACACCAAAGACCACGAATGGATTGATCTGTCCGCCGACAAGAAGCACGGTTTCGTTGGAATTTCAGAGTACGCCGCCGAACAGCTCGGAGATGTAGTCTACGTCGAACTCCCCGAGGCCGGAACATGGGTCGAGCAAGGCGACGCTGTCGGAGCCGTCGAGTCTGTCAAGTCTGCTAGCGACATCAACGCTCCCGTCCGTCTACGAGTCCTACAAGTCAACGACAACCTCGAGGAGAAGCCCTCAACCATCAACAAGGTCCCCGAGGACGACAGCGCTGGTGGCGGCTGGATAGCAAAGGTCGAGGTGGACGAGGAGGGTGCGAAGCAATTTGAGAAACTATTAGATGCCGAGGCCTACAAGACTTTTGCTGGAGCTGAATAG
- the SPG1 gene encoding septum-promoting GTP-binding protein 1 (EggNog:ENOG41~BUSCO:EOG092644X6), translated as MEHMMSSPPHEIPLPPPGQDETGGIEESPHPNGFHHQQSTSLDQGLAQSPRQEDPSTRYTPPVQTAPPISRPASGLSNPAHQAYNDYRQSSGEPSSNGRNHVVIKVGMVGDAQIGKTSLMVKYVEGSWDEDYIQTLGVNFMEKTISIRNTEITFSIWDLGGQREFVNMLPLVCNDAVAILFMFDLTRKSTLNSIKEWYRQGRGFNKTAIPILVGTKYDHFVNFPPQDQEEISNQARRFAKAMRAALIFSSTSHSINVQKIFKIVLSKAFDLKCTIPEIENVGEPLLLYQSV; from the exons ATGGAGCACATGATGAGTTCACCTCCCCATGAAATCCCACTGCCACCGCCAGGTCAAGACGAGACCGGAGGCATCGAAGAATCTCCCCATCCGAATGGgttccatcatcagcaaagcACATCCCTAGATCAAGGGCTAGCTCAAAGTCCACGACAAGAAGACCCGTCTACTAGATATACTCCTCCAGTCCAAACCGCACCGCCAATTTCCCGCCCAGCTAGTGGCTTGTCCAACCCCGCACACCAAGCCTACAACGACTATCGACAGAGTTCCGGTGAGCCATCATCCAATGGTCGAAACCATGTTGTCATCAAGGTTGGGATGGTTGGTGATGCGCAGATCGGAAAGACCTCGTTGATGGTCAAGTACGTCGAAGGGAGCTGGGATGAGGATTATATCCAGACGCTAGGTGTCAATTTCATGGAAAAGACAATCTCCATCCGTAACACGGAAATCACCTTTTCGATCTGGGATCTCGGAGGCCAACGAGAGTTTGTCAACATGCTGCCTCTGGTGTGCAACGACGCAGTTGCCATTCTCTTCATGTTCGATCTCACCCGCAAGAGTACATTGAATAGCATCAAGGAGTGGTATCGACAGGGGCGCGGGTTCAACAAGACGGCCATTCCAATTCTCGTCGGTACAAAGTACGACCACTTCGTCAACTTTCCtccacaagatcaagaagaaatctCAAATCAG GCGCGGCGGTTTGCGAAAGCCATGAGGGCTGCATTAATTTTCTCGAGTACAAGTCACAGTATCAATGTGCAAAAG ATCTTCAAAATTGTTCTATCCAAAGCGTTCGACCTGAAATGCACGATCCCGGAAATCGAAAACGTCGGCGAGCCGCTCCTTTTGTATCAGTCCGTGTAG
- a CDS encoding hypothetical protein (BUSCO:EOG09261F9G~EggNog:ENOG41): MASINDLATAAIASSDTADDSTRGAFIILEGLDRSGKTTQVKLLEQRFVEEGKKVKVMRFPDRTTPIGQMIDAYLKSDVEMDDHVIHLLFSANRWEAVKQIQSLLASGTTIVCDRYYHSGIVYSAAKQNPSLTLPWARAPERGLPRPDLVLFLDLTEEQAQARGGWGGEVYERSGMQKRVRELFWGLSMGGKDLAAQGLGLGEGEDWTQEEEDLVVVDAGGSVEEVAEEVWKKVRGRVEQVERGEVGRTVRVVR, from the exons ATGGCTTCAATCAACGATTTGGCGACGGCCGCTATTGCGAGCTCTGATACAGCGGATGATTCAACTCGGGGCGCATTCATTATTTTGGAGGGTCTGGATAGAAGTGGAAAGACGACACAGGTGAAACTGTTGGAGCAGAGATTTGTCGAGGAGGGTAAAAAGGTCAAGGTTATGAGATTTCCTG ACAGGACTACACCTATTGGACAGATGATTGATGCTTATCTCAAGAGTGATGTCGAGATGGATGACCATGTTATTCATTTATTGTTCAGCGCAAACAGATGGGAAGCTGT CAAACAAATCCAATCTCTACTCGCCTCTGGTACTACAATTGTCTGCGACCGGTATTATCACTCAGGCATAGTCTACTCAGCCGCCAAGCAGAACCCCTCTCTGACCCTCCCTTGGGCACGAGCACCAGAACGCGGTCTTCCCCGACCAGATCTTGTCTTGTTCCTCGATTTGACCGAAgagcaagctcaagctcgagGTGGTTGGGGTGGAGAGGTCTATGAACGATCTGGTATGCAGAAACGAGTACGGGAATTATTCTGGGGCCTCAGCATGGGCGGAAAAGACCTTGCAGCACAGGGACTTGGGCtaggtgagggtgaggacTGGAcacaggaggaggaggaccttGTGGTAGTTGATGCGGGCGGGAGTGTAgaggaggttgctgaggaggtCTGGAAAAAGGTTAGGGGTAGAGTTGAACAGGTTGAGAGAGGAGAGGTTGGAAGGACTGTGAGAGTTGTTAGGTGA
- a CDS encoding hypothetical protein (EggNog:ENOG41) — translation MEKPFAGQWLIDDKDLAADNILWETICCPCIIYGRSEKAYENAFDRALECDTPPNGHVRFKVNKKGISKPLNGPDISLPCLGFAACLPFYGLFISNLRTNVRNLYNIEGTRSDDRLWGCCYPVDSLIQIEHELINHGHHRRRSCCGYETEPSMTTSASTSRSHSKATTCDTEPGENLPCIPEDSSECTSPTSSASSRSKPRERSIAQDPVAPTDATLDHSHDLSKDPRGPYRTNAPHQLKSDTSAPVYPPSIHQLRTDTKAPASPPAVHRHDLFQDANETNETQANHDIGFDQVATYRASPDHLLRHDEKTPGAFPSAHHLHHDTVVRTKAPRQHGLEDDEQGPSRSGNDGPHHLHEDK, via the exons ATGGAGAAGCCCTTTGCTGGACAATGGCTGATCGATGATAAGGATCTCGCCGCAGACAACATCCTATGGGAAACAATTTGCTGCCCTTGCATTATTTACGGCCGATCCGAAAAGGCTTACGAAAATGCTTTCGATAGGGCGCTTGAATGTGATACACCGCCGAATGGCCATGTTCgattcaaggtcaacaagaaAGGAATC TCGAAGCCTCTGAATGGCCCGGACATTTCTCTGCCCTGCTTGGGATTTGCTGCCTGCTTGCCTT TCTATGgtctcttcatctccaacctGCGTACAAATGTTCGCAATCTCTACAACATCGAAGGAACCCGCAGCGATGACAGGTTATGGGGCTGCTGCTATCCAGTTGATAGCCTCATTCAGATCGAACACGAGCTCATCAATCATGGACATCATCGGAGACGCAGTTGCTGCGGGTATGAGACCGAACCCTCAATGACCACATCCGCGAGCACTTCCCGATCGCACAGCAAGGCCACCACTTGTGATACGGAACCCGGTGAAAACCTTCCCTGTATCCCCGAAGATTCATCCGAGTGCACGTCTCCAACTTCATCTGCAAGCAGCCGAAGCAAGCCCCGGGAGAGGTCAATCGCTCAAGATCCAGTTGCACCGACTGACGCAACGCTTGACCACAGTCACGACCTCTCCAAAGATCCCAGAGGACCATATCGAACCAATGCACCTCACCAGTTGAAGAGTGACACTTCTGCTCCTGTGTATCCGCCTTCAATTCATCAGCTTCGAACCGATACCAAGGCGCCTGCCAGTCCACCTGCAGTTCATCGACACGATTTGTTTCAGGATGCAAACGAGACAAATGAGACCCAAGCCAATCACGACATTGGATTCGATCAAGTTGCAACATACCGAGCTAGTCCGGATCATCTACTTCGGCATGACGAAAAGACGCCGGGAGCATTTCCTTCAGCTCATCATTTGCACCACGATACGGTGGTCCGGACCAAAGCACCACGACAACATGGActcgaagatgatgagcaAGGTCCGAGTAGGTCGGGAAATGATGGGCCACACCATCTTCATGAGGACAAGTGA
- the APM1 gene encoding AP-1 complex subunit mu-1-Iike produces MASALFFLDLKGKTLLARNYRGDIPMSAVEKFPVLLSEAEEDSSAVPPCFSHEGINYLYIRHNNLYLLALTKRNTNAAEILLFLHKIVEVFTEYFKALEEESIRDNFVIIYELLDEMMDFGYPQTTESKILQEYITQESHKLEIQARPPIAVTNAVSWRSEGIRYRKNEVFLDVVESLNLLVSANGNVLRSEILGAIKMKCYLSGMPELRLGLNDKVMFETTGRATRGKAIEMEDVKFHQCVRLSRFENDRTISFIPPDGEFELMSYRLNTQVKPLIWVECVVESHSGSRIEYMLKARAQFKRRSTANNVEIVVPVPDDADSPRFRTNIGSVHYAPEQSAIVWKIKQFGGGKEFLMRAELGLPSVRGDDEQGGGMMGGFGGSMGGVGGVGKGAKRPIQVKFEIPYFTTSGIQVRYLKITEPKLQYPSLPWVRYITQSGDIAVRLPDAV; encoded by the exons ATGGCATCCGCACTCTTCTTTCTAgatctcaagggcaag ACCCTTCTTGCCCGCAACTATCGCGGTGACATTCCCATGTCAGCAGTCGAAAAGTTCCCCGTACTCCTTTcagaagctgaggaagaCTCCTCTGCCGTTCCACCATGCTTCTCCCACGAAGGCATCAAC TACCTCTACATCCGCCACAACAACCTCTACCTCCTCGCCCTTACGAAACGAAACACGAATGCCGCCGAAATCCTCCTATTCCTTCACAAGATCGTCGAGGTCTTTACCGAgtactttaaagctttagaaGAAGAATCCATCCGAGACAACTTTGTCATCATCTACGAACTTCTCGACGAAATGATGGACTTTGGTTATCCTCAAACAACAGAGTCCAAGATCCTTCAGGAGTACATCACCCAGGAATCTCACAAGCTCGAGATCCAAGCACGGCCACCAATTGCCGTCACAAACGCCGTGTCGTGGCGATCAGAGGGTATCCGCTACCGCAAGAACGAAGTATTCCTCGACGTTGTCGAGTCTCTCAACCTTTTGGTGTCTGCAAACGGCAACGTCCTTCGATCAGAAATTCTTGGCGCCATCAAGATGAAGTGTTATCTCAGCGGTATGCCCGAGCTGCGTCTAGGATTGAATGACAAGGTCATGTTTGAGACAACCGGTCGAGCCACCCGCGGTAAAGCTATCGAGATGGAAGACGTCAAGTTCCACCAATGTGTACGACTATCACGATTCGAAAACGACCGAACCATCTCCTTTATCCCCCCTGACGGCGAATTCGAGCTCATGTCCTACCGTCTCAACACCCAAGTCAAGCCCCTGATTTGGGTTGAATGCGTTGTCGAATCCCATTCAGGCTCCCGAATCGAATACATGCTCAAGGCTCGAGCACAGTTCAAGCGCCGCAGTACCGCCAACAATGTTGAAATCGTGGTTCCCGTTCCAGATGACGCCGACAGCCCTCGCTTCCGAACAAACATCGGATCTGTCCATTACGCCCCTGAGCAAAGTGCTATTGTCTGGAAGATTAAACAATTTGGTGGTGGTAAGGAATTCCTCATGCGTGCGGAGCTGGGCCTGCCAAGCGTGAGAGGAGATGACGAACAAGGTGGTGGTATGATGGGTGGTTTCGGTGGTAGCATGGGAGGAGTCGGGGGAGTGGGTAAGGGTGCCAAGCGACCTATCCAGGTCAAGTTTGAGATCCCTTACTTTACCACAAGTGGTATTCAGGTTCGGTATCTAAAGATTACCGAGCCAAAG TTGCAATATCCTTCGCTTCCTTGGGTTCGATACATTACCCAATCTGGCGATATCGCTGTACGGCTTCCCGACGCAGTCTGA